Below is a window of Limisphaera ngatamarikiensis DNA.
GTGGGCGTCATGCCGGTGTAGCGCTTGAAACTCCGGTTGAAATGCGGAATCGAGCCGAACCCGACGGCAGACGCCACTTCGCTGACGGACAAGGACGGGTTCAACAGCAAATCCTTGGCACGTTCCAGCCGCACCCGGGTCAGGTACTGCGTGAAGGTCATGCCCATGGTGCGATGAAACAATTTGCAGAAGTAGTACGGACTCAAATTCACGCGCCGGGCCACCTCCCGCAGGGGCAACCGCTCCCGATGATGCTCCTTGATGTAGGCCAATGCCTGCGCCAGCGCACAGGGTTGGCCCTGCCGATCCGCCAGAATCCGGCGACTGGCAAGGTCCCCGAGATGCTCCGCATAAATCCGCAGCAGGCGTGCCACCGCCTCCACCTGATGCCCTTCCAGGACCACCAGGTTCGCCATCGCCTCCGCCATGGCCTCCGGCGTCACCGCTGCACCCCAACTCCGCAACTGCGCGGACGCGGCCTCCAGCTCCCCGGGATCCGGCCGCCGCACCAACAGCCGGTTCGTGTGCAGCATGGCCACCGGCTCCCCACATACCCGCACCGGCACCGCCAGCACGGTCAAACCAGCCACACAACAGAACGGCTCGACCTGCTGTCCCGACTCCAGCGCCTGCCGCAGCTGTGCCTGTTTTTGCGCGCACAATGCACGCCCCGCCTCCGTACTTACGACCCACTGACACACGGGGTTGTCCAGCGGCAGCGTCCCCACCCCCTCCGCCAGAACCGGTAAGGGCCGTAACACCACGCGCAGACCGGTCGCCTGATGAAACGCATTTTCAAACCCCTGCGCCTCATGCACCTGCAGCAACAGCCGGAAAGCCTGTTCCTGTGAGCAGCCACCCATAAGACTTCGTTCTGTCACAGCATCGTCCCATCACACAAGCTGAACGTCAAGGCGAAGTTCCCGGCCTGGAGGGCGGTGGTGCAGCCCGTGCCATGAAGGGCGGTGACCCATGCACGGACTCCATTGGGGACCGGTCAACCGCACCCGTACCGGCACCGTGAACGGTGCCCTGCCCCGAATCCGACAGGCTTGTAGCAGTTACCAACGACGCCATGGCAGGCCTGCAGGGAAATCCGGCGGCCGCCGGCCCAATGCCCGGTCAGGGGCAGTCGACCCATGCCTGGCCGCCCATAAATACCCGCGGAAAAGCGAAAGGGAGTCGCGCCTCCACCGGCCCTCGGGCCTCGTTGAAGGGTCAGGTGCCCTTGGACGGGGTTGCGTCCCAAGATGGGCAACCGACCGCGCGGGTGGAGGGCGGTGATAAATGTCCCAAGGTGGGTTATGAATGCCAGCCTGGCGGCATGCCCCTCGTTGGGGAACAAGCAGACTCCTGAGCAGCGTCCCCTGAATCGCTTCCAGCCCCACCAAGGTGCCCACCCGGGGCGGGGCCGGCCGCTTTAGGGTTAGCCCCGGTTGGCCGGCGCGGCCCCGGGGTCCGATCGCAACCCCCGCAGGATGGCCACACCGCTGGAGGTGCCGATCCGGTCCGCGCCCGCCTCGATCATGGCCAACGCCGTTGCCGTATCCCGGATTCCGCCCGAGGCCTTGATCCCCAGACGGTCCCCCACGGTTTCCCGCAACAGTCTCACATCCTCCACCGTTGCGCCGGCGGGGCCAAATCCGGTGGAGGTTTTGACGAACCGCGCTCCCGAATCGAGCACCAGTTCGCACGCCCGGATTTTTTCCTCGCGACTGAGCAGGCAGGTCTCCAGGATCACTTTCACCGGACGTTCGTCGGCGGCTTCCACCACGTCCCGCAACTCCCGAAGCAGGCGCTTGTACTCGCCGTCTTTGAGGAGGCCGACGTTCATCACCATGTCGATCTCATGGGCACCGTCATCCACGGCCGCCTCGGTCTCAAACCGCTTCACATCGGCGCTTGCCGCGCCCAACGGAAAACCCACGACGGCCACCACCCGAACGTCCGTTTCCTCCAGGCAGTACGCGGCCAACTCCACCCGGGACCCATTCACACACACGCCGTAAAAACCATGGGTTCGCGCCTCCTCGCAAAGCCTTTCGATCTGCGCACGGGTCGCATCCGGTCGCAACAGCGTGTGCTCAATGTACCTGGCCAGCTCCGGCCCCGTCAGGTTGCCAACCCTGTTTTCCATGCGAGAAAGGTGAAACACCCACCTTCGCCCGCCAAGCGGAATCACGGCTGTGGAGCCCTTGTACAACCCCGCCAAAAGCCGGCCAGGTTCAGCCCCACCACACCCCTTGGCTCGTGTGCCACAAGAGCACACACCCGGATTTAACCTGTGCCATTGCGTCTCGCCTGACACACTTTCCGGTTGGATCGTTAGGTGGCTGGAGTGTGGCAAGTGATTGATCATCAGTTGGATAACGAAATTTTGCCCTGGTTGGCATCAGGCTAGCTCAAAGCCAAGTGCGCAAAACGCCATTGAGGGCGGCAACGGTAGGAGGATTTGTTTATGGCGAAAGTTTTGGGAATTGACCTGGGCACGACCAACTCGTGCATGGCAGTGATGGAAGGGGGCGAGCCGGTGGTGTTGGAGAACTCGGAAGGCCGGCGCGTTACGCCCTCGGTGGTGGCTTTTACAAAGGACGGGGAACGGCTGGTGGGCGACGCAGCCAAGCGGCAGGCGATCACCAACCCACGCAACACCATTTACTCCATCAAGCGGTTCATGGGCCGCAAGTTCAGCGAGGTTCAGGAGGAGATCAAACGCGTCCCCTACAAGGTCATCGAGGGCCCCAACGGTGATGCGTGGGTGGAGGTTGAGGTTGGCGGTAAGGTCAAGCAGTACAGCCCGCAGGAGATCTCGGCCATGATCCTGCAGAAGCTCAAGGCCGACGCCGAGATGCGCCTGGGCGAAAAGATCACGCAAGCGGTCATCACGGTGCCGGCCTACTTCAATGACGCCCAGCGGCAGGCGACCAAGGACGCGGGCCGAATTGCCGGGTTGGAAGTCCTGCGCATTATCAACGAGCCCACCGCGGCCTCACTGGCCTACGGCTTGGACAAGAAGAAGGACGAGGTCATTGCCGTGTACGACCTGGGCGGTGGCACCTTCGACATTTCGGTCCTGGAAATCGGCGACGGGGTGTTCGAGGTAAAGGCCACCAACGGTGACACGCACCTCGGCGGCGACGACTGGGACAACCGCATCATGGACTGGATCCTGGAGGAGTTCCGCAAGGAGCACGGCATTGACCTGCGCAAGCAGCCCGATGCCCTCCAACGGATCAAGGAAGAGGCGGAGAAGGCGAAGATCGCACTCAGCTCGACCCTGGTGTACGAGATCAACCTGCCCTTCATCACCGCCGATGCGAGCGGCCCGAAACACATTCACATGAAGCTGACCCGGGCCAAGATGGAGCAGCTTTGCGAGGATTTGTTCGAGCGGACGGTCGGCCCGGTTCAAGCCTGCCTGCGGGATGCGGGTTTGAAGCCCGAGGACGTGGACGAGCTGGTGCTGGTCGGCGGCATGACCCGCATGCCCAAGGTGGTGGAGACGGCCCGACGGCTGATTGGCAAGGACCCGCACCAGGGCGTCAATCCGGACGAGGTGGTCGCCGTGGGTGCGGCCATTCAGGGCGGCGTGCTCAAGGGTGAGGTAAAGGACGTTCTACTTCTGGACGTCACGCCCCTGTCGCTGGGCATTGAAACCCTGGGTGGCGTGTTTACCAAACTCATCGAGCGCAACACCACCATTCCCACGCGCAAGTCGGAGATCTTCTCCACCGCCAGCGACAATCAGACCAGCGTGGAAATCCACGTGTTGCAGGGGGAGCGTCCGATGGCCCGGGACAACAAGACGATCGGGCGCTTCACCCTGACGGACATTCCACCCGCACCCCGCGGAGTACCTCAGATCGAAGTCACCTTCGACATCGACGCCAACGGCATCCTGCACGTCAGCGCCAAGGACCTCGGCACCGGCAAGGAACAGAAGATCACCATCACCGCCAGCAGCGGCCTTACCAAGGAGGAGGTGGAACGGATGCGCAAGGAGGCCGAGCTGCATGCCGAGGAGGACCGCCGGCGCCGGGAGGCGGCCGAGGCGCGCAACGAGGCCGACAACGCGGTGTACCGCTCGGAAAAATTCCTGCGCGAAAACGGCGACAAGATCAGTGCGGCGGACCGGGAACGGATCGAACGCGCGGTGCAGGCGGTCAAGGACGCCCTGAAGAACGAGGAAGCCGCGCCCATCCGGGCCGCCACGGAGAAACTCATGGAGGTCTGGCAGTCGGTGAGCGAGGCCCTGTATCGATCGGCCGCCGAGCGTGCCCGTGCCGGCAGGGCTTCGTCGGGCGAGTCGGCCCGTGAAAGTCGGCAGGAATCGTCCTCGAAGAAGGGTGGCGAGGAAGGGCCGGTCAT
It encodes the following:
- a CDS encoding helix-turn-helix domain-containing protein — protein: MGGCSQEQAFRLLLQVHEAQGFENAFHQATGLRVVLRPLPVLAEGVGTLPLDNPVCQWVVSTEAGRALCAQKQAQLRQALESGQQVEPFCCVAGLTVLAVPVRVCGEPVAMLHTNRLLVRRPDPGELEAASAQLRSWGAAVTPEAMAEAMANLVVLEGHQVEAVARLLRIYAEHLGDLASRRILADRQGQPCALAQALAYIKEHHRERLPLREVARRVNLSPYYFCKLFHRTMGMTFTQYLTRVRLERAKDLLLNPSLSVSEVASAVGFGSIPHFNRSFKRYTGMTPTAYRAMRLGRSRSATASPTWVEGVVALNGQIS
- the deoC gene encoding deoxyribose-phosphate aldolase, giving the protein MENRVGNLTGPELARYIEHTLLRPDATRAQIERLCEEARTHGFYGVCVNGSRVELAAYCLEETDVRVVAVVGFPLGAASADVKRFETEAAVDDGAHEIDMVMNVGLLKDGEYKRLLRELRDVVEAADERPVKVILETCLLSREEKIRACELVLDSGARFVKTSTGFGPAGATVEDVRLLRETVGDRLGIKASGGIRDTATALAMIEAGADRIGTSSGVAILRGLRSDPGAAPANRG
- the dnaK gene encoding molecular chaperone DnaK — translated: MAKVLGIDLGTTNSCMAVMEGGEPVVLENSEGRRVTPSVVAFTKDGERLVGDAAKRQAITNPRNTIYSIKRFMGRKFSEVQEEIKRVPYKVIEGPNGDAWVEVEVGGKVKQYSPQEISAMILQKLKADAEMRLGEKITQAVITVPAYFNDAQRQATKDAGRIAGLEVLRIINEPTAASLAYGLDKKKDEVIAVYDLGGGTFDISVLEIGDGVFEVKATNGDTHLGGDDWDNRIMDWILEEFRKEHGIDLRKQPDALQRIKEEAEKAKIALSSTLVYEINLPFITADASGPKHIHMKLTRAKMEQLCEDLFERTVGPVQACLRDAGLKPEDVDELVLVGGMTRMPKVVETARRLIGKDPHQGVNPDEVVAVGAAIQGGVLKGEVKDVLLLDVTPLSLGIETLGGVFTKLIERNTTIPTRKSEIFSTASDNQTSVEIHVLQGERPMARDNKTIGRFTLTDIPPAPRGVPQIEVTFDIDANGILHVSAKDLGTGKEQKITITASSGLTKEEVERMRKEAELHAEEDRRRREAAEARNEADNAVYRSEKFLRENGDKISAADRERIERAVQAVKDALKNEEAAPIRAATEKLMEVWQSVSEALYRSAAERARAGRASSGESARESRQESSSKKGGEEGPVIDAEVVDDKDRK